TTGAGGGCTCCCCTTATAAGAAGACCATTTACACTATTTGACAAGACGAATGGAAAGTTTTCAATACTAGTTAAGGTTGTTGGTGTAGGAACAGAGGAACTTTCAAGGATGAAAGTAGGTCAGAGTTTAAGTATTCTTGGACCTTTAGGAAACTCTGTGTTTGATTTTGGGCTTCAAGAAGAGGATAGTATAGATCTCGTTGCAGGTGGGGTAGGGATAGCGAATATGCTCATAGTCGCTAAGTATTTGAGAAGCGAGGGTAGAAAAATTAGGTTATTCTGGGGTGTTAGAACAAAAGATGAGTATTTTGAAAAAGATTTTGAATACTTTGATGAAATCTTTATAAGTTCTAACGATGGTAGTATAGGTGAGAGGGGGTTTATAACGCAAGTCTTTGAAAGACATTACGAGGGTGGGGTAGTGTATGCTTGCGGTCCTATGCCTATGCTCAGTGCTCTTTCAAGATTACCTAAACTTGATGCAAGTAGAACCATACTCTCTCTTGAGACATTTATGGGATGTGGAATTGGTATATGTTACGGATGTAATGTGAGAACGAGAGATGATGGATATATACTAGTTTGTAAAGAAGGTCCTAATATCCTACTAAAAAACATACTGGTCTAACATCTTTGTGTTATCTATCAAGAATATAAATCTAAGAAAATCATTCAAGTGAAATTTATTGAGATATGTATTCTTTTGTTACAAGAAGACTTCAAGGTTTTAGTGTATTCTATTGACGAAGACTTTTATACCTGCTCTCGGTATCTCAACTTCGTAGAACCTTGGCACTACTATGTTATACATCACATCAATTACATCATAATAGCCCATAACCTGTGTGAAGTCAATGTATCTTTTCACTTTACGACTGGTGTTTCTATTCACTACGAACATAGCTACCTGATCCGTGTATTTACCTCGTTTTATGAACATACTTACATCATCATCTATACTGACGAATTCTACGGACTTACCTTCCTCTCTAAGAATCTGGTGTTTTGATTTAACATCTATAACATATCTTATAAACTTTGAGATATCGTAGGATGGTATCTCCCAGTCATTCGGTGTTGTTGAAACAACATCAAGTTTTTTCTTAAAACCAAATTCAAATCCAACGGGTATCATAACACCTTCATTTATGAAGGCTGTGAATATGAACCTCTGCTTTATTCTCATTAGATCCTCTTCATATTCTTCCGATATTCTTGGGGTATCGTGAGACTCTGGGAATGCTACTGATGATGAGTATCTAGCAAAGATAGGATACTGTTCTACAAACCATGATTCAGTATAGTTCCACCATTTTGCACTACTGAATACATAGTCAAACCCTGACTTCGTAACTTCAACATTCTTGTCAAAAGGACCTCCAAGTATTTCTGCCATAAACTTGACATCCGGCTTCTTTGACTTTGCAGATTTTATTACAAACTCCCATAGTTCAGTAGGAACATTGTATGCATAATCACACCTAAAACCATCAACTCCAAGTTCTATATACCACTCTACCAGATCCTTCCAATAATTCCAAAGGTTTATCTTATCAGGAGAACCTTCATTATCTATCTCCGCAAGATCTCCCCACTCAACCCAGATGCCATTATCCCAAGCGCCTGGTCTTTTTACATCTCCATCTTCTCTCAGTTTATACCAATTCTTGTGTTTCTCAATTAACACAGAGTCAATAGCAGTGTGATTGAGTATTAAGTCAACCATTACTTTCATACCTTTTATCTTGCATTCTTTTATAAAGTTTCTGAATTGGTTTTCCGGTGACTCTTTTGAATTCTTATCAACAAATAATGGATTAAACTTGTAATGGTCCTTTACTGAATACAAGCTACCAGAAAACCCAGGATAAGAGACAGGGTTTATGTATATCCAATCCACACCTAGTTCCTTTATTCTATCAAGGTCCTCTATCCACTTGCTAAAAGGTCCATAAATTCTAGGAAACAGATTATAGACAAACATTTATTATCCTCCCTATACAACAAGTTTTTCTACCCTCCAATTTGAAACCGATAAAACTTAACAATCTCAAAGT
This genomic window from Spirochaetota bacterium contains:
- a CDS encoding dihydroorotate dehydrogenase electron transfer subunit, which encodes MIIRTQKIFDEECLITNIQTLGGYFEITFESGNISSSILPGQFVNVKLRAPLIRRPFTLFDKTNGKFSILVKVVGVGTEELSRMKVGQSLSILGPLGNSVFDFGLQEEDSIDLVAGGVGIANMLIVAKYLRSEGRKIRLFWGVRTKDEYFEKDFEYFDEIFISSNDGSIGERGFITQVFERHYEGGVVYACGPMPMLSALSRLPKLDASRTILSLETFMGCGIGICYGCNVRTRDDGYILVCKEGPNILLKNILV
- a CDS encoding alpha-amylase family glycosyl hydrolase; translation: MFVYNLFPRIYGPFSKWIEDLDRIKELGVDWIYINPVSYPGFSGSLYSVKDHYKFNPLFVDKNSKESPENQFRNFIKECKIKGMKVMVDLILNHTAIDSVLIEKHKNWYKLREDGDVKRPGAWDNGIWVEWGDLAEIDNEGSPDKINLWNYWKDLVEWYIELGVDGFRCDYAYNVPTELWEFVIKSAKSKKPDVKFMAEILGGPFDKNVEVTKSGFDYVFSSAKWWNYTESWFVEQYPIFARYSSSVAFPESHDTPRISEEYEEDLMRIKQRFIFTAFINEGVMIPVGFEFGFKKKLDVVSTTPNDWEIPSYDISKFIRYVIDVKSKHQILREEGKSVEFVSIDDDVSMFIKRGKYTDQVAMFVVNRNTSRKVKRYIDFTQVMGYYDVIDVMYNIVVPRFYEVEIPRAGIKVFVNRIH